The following proteins are encoded in a genomic region of Methylovorus glucosotrophus:
- the cobD gene encoding threonine-phosphate decarboxylase CobD — protein MLEHGGNLQQACIDYDRPMEAWLDLSTGISPHAFPIPPISPALWQRLPIENDALLDTARRYYQQEHVLAVAGSQAAIQALPHLRPRSRVWVLTPAYAEHAHAWRQHGHTVTERDHLPEMSELQNVDVLVVCNPNNPTARLCPPAQLHAWQQALAPGGWLIVDEAFMDATPENSISAQAAKPGLIVLRSLGKFFGLAGARVGMVLAAPDLLDQLREWLGPWTLSGPARLIATAAMADHDWQHAQRQRLQLDIERMHGLLNAARISPTGSTALFSYWQDPRAIELHAHLAQHGIWTRLFAQPSAIRLGLPPPEGWDMLQRALTDWASK, from the coding sequence ATGCTTGAGCATGGCGGCAACCTGCAGCAAGCCTGCATAGACTACGATCGCCCGATGGAAGCCTGGCTGGACCTCTCCACCGGCATCAGCCCACACGCCTTCCCGATTCCCCCTATCAGCCCTGCGCTCTGGCAACGATTGCCAATAGAAAACGATGCACTTCTGGACACCGCACGCCGCTATTACCAGCAAGAGCATGTACTGGCGGTGGCAGGCTCGCAAGCCGCCATTCAGGCGCTGCCGCATTTGCGCCCACGCAGCCGTGTATGGGTACTCACTCCTGCTTATGCCGAGCATGCCCACGCTTGGCGCCAACATGGCCATACCGTCACCGAGCGTGATCACTTGCCCGAAATGAGCGAACTGCAAAACGTGGACGTGCTGGTGGTGTGCAACCCCAACAACCCGACTGCGCGCCTGTGCCCGCCTGCGCAACTACATGCATGGCAACAGGCACTGGCGCCGGGCGGCTGGCTGATCGTGGATGAAGCTTTCATGGACGCAACACCGGAAAACAGCATCAGCGCGCAAGCCGCAAAACCTGGATTGATAGTGCTGCGCTCTCTGGGGAAGTTTTTTGGCCTGGCTGGGGCACGCGTGGGCATGGTGCTCGCCGCGCCAGACTTACTGGATCAATTACGGGAATGGTTGGGGCCGTGGACGCTGAGTGGCCCGGCGCGCCTGATCGCCACAGCCGCCATGGCCGACCATGACTGGCAACATGCGCAACGCCAGCGCCTGCAGCTAGACATAGAAAGAATGCATGGGCTACTGAATGCCGCAAGGATTTCGCCCACTGGCAGCACTGCGCTCTTCAGCTACTGGCAAGACCCGCGTGCTATCGAGCTGCATGCCCATCTGGCGCAGCATGGTATCTGGACGCGGCTATTTGCCCAACCATCAGCCATCCGGCTTGGGCTACCGCCCCCTGAAGGCTGGGATATGCTGCAACGCGCACTTACCGATTGGGCAAGCAAGTAA
- the cbiB gene encoding adenosylcobinamide-phosphate synthase CbiB, giving the protein MSWLPTPALLIIAACLLDWRLGEPTRWHPLVGFGTLAARLERAMNHLQGAFTGRIAGLLAWLILLVPAVLVAIFITWHPLGWVIDVILLYLAIGARSLHLHAMQVFEALQARDLVRAREAVGMMVSRDSKKLSRGQIASATVESVLENGNDAIFAAIFWFALLGGPGVVAYRLANTLDAMWGYRTPRYRYFGWAAARLDDVFNLIPARLTALAYALCGHTWSALKCWFTQARTWYSPNAGPVMAAGAGALQVKLGGRAPYHGVWKDRPTLGLGATAEPAHIPAALALIKRSMMLWCAGVLVIWLIWKLLHA; this is encoded by the coding sequence ATGAGTTGGCTGCCAACCCCAGCCCTATTGATTATCGCCGCCTGCCTGCTGGACTGGCGGCTGGGCGAGCCCACCCGCTGGCATCCCCTGGTGGGCTTTGGCACGTTGGCAGCGCGGCTTGAGCGCGCCATGAATCATCTGCAAGGTGCGTTTACCGGTCGCATTGCGGGCTTGCTGGCCTGGCTGATACTGCTGGTGCCTGCGGTGCTGGTCGCCATCTTCATCACTTGGCATCCGCTGGGCTGGGTCATCGACGTTATCCTGCTTTACCTCGCCATTGGCGCCCGTAGCCTGCACCTGCACGCCATGCAGGTTTTTGAGGCGCTGCAGGCACGCGACCTGGTACGCGCACGTGAAGCCGTTGGCATGATGGTCAGCCGCGATAGCAAAAAACTGAGCCGTGGGCAGATTGCCTCGGCCACTGTGGAGTCGGTGCTGGAAAATGGCAATGACGCCATTTTTGCCGCCATTTTCTGGTTTGCGCTGCTGGGCGGGCCAGGCGTGGTGGCTTACCGGCTGGCCAATACCCTGGATGCCATGTGGGGTTACCGCACGCCACGCTATCGCTATTTTGGCTGGGCTGCCGCCCGCCTTGATGATGTCTTCAACCTGATTCCAGCCCGGCTGACGGCGCTGGCTTATGCGCTTTGCGGCCATACCTGGTCGGCACTCAAATGCTGGTTCACCCAGGCACGCACCTGGTACAGCCCCAATGCCGGGCCCGTGATGGCGGCTGGCGCTGGCGCGCTGCAAGTCAAACTGGGTGGCCGCGCGCCCTACCATGGCGTGTGGAAAGATCGCCCAACGTTGGGGCTGGGAGCAACGGCCGAGCCAGCGCATATTCCGGCTGCGCTAGCCTTGATCAAGCGCAGCATGATGCTGTGGTGCGCGGGCGTTTTAGTGATCTGGCTGATCTGGAAACTGCTGCATGCTTGA
- a CDS encoding cobyric acid synthase has translation MASVQTFMVQGTTSDAGKSTLVAGLCRVLYRRGVRVAPFKPQNMALNSAVTVDGGEIGRAQAVQAQACGLPPHTDMNPVLLKPNSDTGCQVIIHGRVVGNQEATRYHDYKPTAMKAVMASWQRLCQQYERVVVEGAGSPAEINLRQNDIANMGFAEAADCPVLLVADIDRGGVFAHIVGTLALLSESERQRVIGFVINRFRGDIALLQPGLDWLEQETGKPVLGVLPYLHQLHIEAEDAVPRDVALKDDIRLRVIAPVLPHVSNHTDMDALRLHPHVHFEFISMGEPVPPADLIILPGSKNVRGDLQTLKAHGWETALARHLRYGGKVLGICGGFQMLGQHIHDPHGLEGDAGSDPGFGWFDMQTTLHTHKKLAQVAGRFSFGNQAEVTGYEIHMGVSEGPAMQQPMLYIGDAPEGAMSVDDQIAGTYLHGLFDQASATSALLQWAGLPDLEAQKIVLEYDYMQLREDGLNRLADALEQHLDWARLSPYL, from the coding sequence ATGGCATCCGTTCAAACATTCATGGTTCAGGGTACGACTTCCGATGCGGGCAAAAGCACGCTGGTCGCGGGGTTGTGCCGGGTATTGTATCGCAGGGGCGTGCGTGTCGCGCCGTTCAAGCCGCAAAACATGGCGCTCAATTCGGCGGTGACGGTGGATGGCGGCGAGATAGGCCGGGCGCAAGCCGTGCAGGCCCAGGCCTGTGGCCTGCCGCCGCATACCGATATGAACCCCGTGCTGCTCAAGCCCAATAGTGATACGGGCTGCCAGGTGATCATTCATGGCCGTGTGGTCGGCAATCAGGAAGCCACGCGCTATCACGATTACAAACCCACGGCCATGAAAGCTGTGATGGCCTCATGGCAACGCCTGTGCCAGCAATATGAACGTGTGGTGGTGGAAGGCGCGGGCAGCCCGGCCGAGATCAATCTGCGCCAGAACGATATTGCCAACATGGGCTTTGCAGAGGCGGCGGATTGTCCGGTACTGCTGGTGGCCGATATTGATCGCGGTGGCGTATTTGCGCACATTGTCGGCACACTGGCCTTGCTCAGCGAATCCGAACGCCAGCGTGTTATTGGCTTTGTCATCAACCGCTTTCGTGGCGATATTGCCTTGCTGCAACCCGGCCTGGATTGGCTGGAGCAGGAGACTGGCAAGCCGGTGCTGGGCGTGCTGCCCTATCTGCACCAGCTGCATATCGAAGCAGAAGACGCCGTGCCGCGCGACGTCGCGCTCAAGGACGACATCCGCCTGCGTGTGATCGCGCCCGTGCTGCCGCATGTGAGTAACCACACGGATATGGATGCCCTGCGCCTGCACCCGCATGTGCATTTCGAATTCATCAGCATGGGCGAGCCGGTGCCGCCGGCTGACCTGATTATTCTCCCCGGCAGTAAAAACGTGCGTGGCGATCTGCAGACGTTGAAAGCCCATGGCTGGGAGACTGCCCTGGCGCGCCATTTGCGCTACGGCGGCAAAGTGCTGGGCATTTGCGGCGGCTTCCAGATGCTGGGGCAACACATTCACGACCCGCACGGGCTGGAAGGCGATGCCGGCTCAGACCCCGGTTTTGGCTGGTTTGACATGCAAACCACGCTGCATACGCATAAAAAACTGGCGCAGGTGGCCGGTCGCTTCAGCTTCGGTAATCAGGCGGAAGTGACGGGCTATGAAATTCATATGGGCGTCAGCGAAGGCCCCGCCATGCAACAGCCCATGTTGTATATCGGCGACGCGCCGGAAGGCGCCATGTCAGTGGATGACCAGATAGCAGGCACTTACCTGCATGGCCTGTTTGACCAGGCCTCGGCGACCAGCGCCCTGTTGCAATGGGCAGGGCTACCTGATCTGGAAGCGCAGAAAATCGTGCTGGAATATGACTACATGCAACTGCGGGAAGATGGCCTGAATCGCCTGGCCGATGCGCTGGAACAACATCTGGATTGGGCGCGGCTCTCGCCCTATTTGTAG
- a CDS encoding RNA-binding S4 domain-containing protein — protein sequence MEFTLKGEFIELCNLLKLTGIADSGGQGKAMVADGLVTVDGKPESRKTAKIRAGQVVECMEQTIQVLAADPA from the coding sequence ATGGAATTTACACTCAAAGGCGAGTTCATTGAGCTTTGCAACCTGCTGAAACTGACCGGCATTGCCGACTCTGGCGGCCAGGGCAAAGCCATGGTGGCCGATGGTCTGGTAACGGTGGATGGCAAGCCGGAAAGTCGCAAGACCGCCAAGATACGCGCGGGGCAAGTGGTGGAGTGCATGGAGCAGACCATACAGGTGCTGGCGGCAGACCCGGCTTGA
- the cobU gene encoding bifunctional adenosylcobinamide kinase/adenosylcobinamide-phosphate guanylyltransferase, whose amino-acid sequence MSTHLILGGARSGKSLYAEKLAEQSGKTVIYIATAQVYDSEFGERVAHHRKQRPAHWPTVEKPFGLAATLREHAAADRCLMVDCLTLWLAQCICPDCAPPEGVDWQQEKRELLETLPTLPGEILLVSNEVGMGIVPLGEINRQFQDEQGRLNQAIAAIAPRVTFVAAGLPLTLKG is encoded by the coding sequence ATGTCTACCCATCTGATCCTCGGTGGTGCCCGCTCTGGCAAAAGCCTCTACGCCGAAAAGCTGGCGGAGCAAAGCGGCAAGACGGTGATTTATATCGCTACCGCGCAGGTATATGACAGCGAATTTGGCGAGCGCGTCGCGCATCATCGCAAACAGCGCCCGGCGCACTGGCCAACGGTGGAAAAGCCGTTTGGCTTGGCGGCTACCTTGCGCGAACATGCGGCGGCCGACCGCTGCCTGATGGTGGATTGCCTGACCTTGTGGCTGGCGCAATGCATATGCCCGGACTGTGCGCCGCCGGAAGGCGTAGACTGGCAGCAGGAGAAACGAGAATTGCTGGAAACCCTGCCGACATTGCCCGGCGAAATCTTGCTGGTAAGCAATGAAGTGGGCATGGGTATCGTGCCGCTGGGCGAGATCAACCGCCAGTTTCAGGATGAACAAGGCAGGCTGAACCAGGCGATTGCCGCCATTGCACCGCGGGTGACTTTTGTCGCCGCCGGGCTGCCACTTACATTAAAAGGATAA
- a CDS encoding cobalamin-binding protein produces MYHRIVCLTTETVETLYLLGAQDRIVGISGFTTRPAAARREKPKVSAFTSAKLDKILALEPDLVIGFSNLQADIAAALIRAGVEVHVYNQRSLAQVLQMILSLGVLVDKAAEAQALVARLQQEMDAVRETADYLPRKPRVYFEEWDAPMMSGIRWVGELIALAGGEDAFAELAQFPSAKDRIIADPQQVVERQPDIIIGSWCGKKFQPEQVMARPGWDTIPAVQQGWLREIKSADILQPGPSLIQHGLRQLQEIIQQWGARQAHQKHWS; encoded by the coding sequence ATGTACCACCGCATCGTCTGCCTCACTACCGAAACCGTTGAAACGCTTTATCTTCTGGGCGCGCAGGATCGTATTGTCGGGATTTCCGGCTTTACCACACGGCCAGCGGCGGCGCGGCGCGAGAAACCCAAGGTTTCAGCGTTTACCAGTGCCAAGCTGGACAAGATATTGGCGCTGGAGCCGGATCTGGTGATTGGCTTTTCCAACCTGCAGGCGGATATTGCGGCGGCGCTGATACGGGCGGGGGTGGAGGTACATGTGTATAACCAGCGCTCGCTGGCGCAGGTGTTGCAGATGATCTTGAGCCTGGGTGTGTTGGTGGATAAGGCCGCCGAGGCACAGGCGCTGGTGGCGCGCTTGCAGCAGGAGATGGATGCGGTGCGTGAGACGGCGGATTATCTGCCGCGCAAGCCGCGGGTGTATTTTGAGGAATGGGATGCGCCCATGATGAGCGGCATACGCTGGGTGGGCGAGCTGATTGCATTGGCGGGGGGCGAGGATGCCTTTGCCGAGCTGGCGCAGTTTCCCTCCGCCAAGGACCGGATTATTGCGGACCCGCAGCAGGTGGTGGAGCGGCAGCCGGATATCATCATCGGCTCGTGGTGCGGTAAAAAATTTCAGCCGGAACAAGTGATGGCGCGGCCGGGGTGGGATACTATCCCCGCCGTGCAGCAGGGCTGGCTGCGTGAGATAAAATCAGCGGATATTCTGCAGCCCGGCCCTAGCCTGATTCAACATGGCTTGCGGCAGTTGCAGGAGATCATTCAGCAATGGGGCGCGCGGCAGGCCCATCAAAAGCATTGGAGTTAA
- a CDS encoding RDD family protein has protein sequence MFCSKCGEKNQEFASFCSACGTQLNSTFQDPQSQSYGGFWYRTIAFLIDNIVIGLGSVVLLVGMFYGLFIGSSASEEENVFLYEVMAYLLNILVTWLYFTVFEASAWQATPGKRMLGLRVTDASGKRLGMGRANARYWAKLLSCLLLGIGFLMVAFTSKKQGLHDLIARTYVLKTESA, from the coding sequence ATGTTTTGTTCTAAATGTGGAGAGAAAAACCAGGAATTTGCCAGCTTTTGTTCTGCGTGTGGTACCCAGCTGAATTCGACGTTTCAGGATCCTCAATCCCAGAGTTATGGAGGATTTTGGTACCGGACTATTGCGTTTTTGATCGACAATATTGTGATCGGTTTAGGAAGTGTTGTTCTGCTGGTCGGCATGTTCTATGGTTTATTCATCGGTAGTTCAGCCTCCGAGGAGGAAAACGTATTTTTATACGAAGTCATGGCCTATCTTCTGAATATTCTGGTGACCTGGCTTTACTTCACCGTCTTTGAAGCATCAGCATGGCAGGCAACACCGGGCAAACGGATGTTGGGGCTAAGAGTGACGGATGCCAGCGGCAAACGCCTCGGAATGGGCCGTGCTAATGCCCGCTATTGGGCCAAATTGCTTTCCTGCCTGTTGCTTGGTATTGGATTTCTCATGGTTGCCTTCACCAGCAAAAAACAGGGCTTGCATGACCTGATCGCACGTACTTATGTGTTGAAGACGGAGAGTGCCTGA
- the bluB gene encoding 5,6-dimethylbenzimidazole synthase → MSDFRYSDEERAAIYRAIAERRDMRHFLPDPVDPATLQRLLNAAHHAPSVGLMQPWRFIRITQSALRQQIHALVEQERQQTAHALGEREAEFLRLKVEGILQCGEVIVAALCDGRERYVFGRRTLPEMDLASVSCAIQNIWLAARAEGLGMGWVSIFDPEQLARLLNMPEGAKPVAVLCLGHVPMFYAQPMLIEEGWAEAKPLSEMLMQNQWDEKA, encoded by the coding sequence ATGAGCGACTTTCGTTACAGCGATGAAGAACGCGCCGCCATCTACCGCGCCATCGCCGAGCGGCGCGACATGCGCCATTTTTTGCCAGACCCGGTAGACCCCGCCACCCTGCAACGCCTGCTCAACGCCGCGCACCACGCCCCCAGCGTCGGTCTCATGCAACCCTGGCGCTTCATCCGCATTACTCAGTCCGCCTTACGCCAGCAGATACACGCCCTGGTGGAGCAAGAGCGCCAGCAAACCGCGCATGCCCTGGGCGAACGCGAAGCCGAATTTTTACGCCTGAAAGTAGAAGGCATACTGCAATGCGGCGAAGTCATCGTCGCCGCGCTGTGCGATGGCCGCGAACGCTACGTCTTCGGCCGCCGCACCCTGCCCGAGATGGACTTAGCCTCCGTCTCCTGCGCCATCCAGAACATCTGGCTCGCCGCCCGCGCCGAAGGCCTCGGCATGGGCTGGGTCTCTATCTTCGACCCCGAGCAACTCGCCAGACTGCTCAACATGCCAGAAGGCGCGAAGCCGGTCGCCGTGCTATGCCTGGGCCATGTGCCCATGTTTTACGCGCAGCCCATGCTGATTGAGGAGGGATGGGCAGAGGCGAAGCCCTTGAGTGAGATGCTGATGCAAAACCAATGGGATGAAAAAGCATAA
- a CDS encoding DUF2149 domain-containing protein, with protein sequence MKTSPTINTEPAAASRPAKRRLHSRFDHDDEDPRASLVNLVDVMLVFACGLLAALSAGGQAMIKPAKELERGREIAAPPSVSGNPGSGYQSVGQVYRDEKTGKLLLIEQANPSATTQPSASPQGTAK encoded by the coding sequence ATGAAAACAAGCCCTACTATAAATACGGAACCCGCCGCTGCATCCCGCCCGGCCAAACGCCGCCTGCACAGCCGCTTTGACCATGACGATGAAGACCCACGCGCCAGCCTGGTCAATCTGGTCGATGTCATGCTGGTATTCGCCTGCGGCCTGCTCGCCGCGCTCAGCGCCGGTGGCCAGGCCATGATCAAACCCGCCAAGGAACTGGAGCGCGGCCGCGAAATCGCCGCGCCACCCAGTGTTTCCGGCAACCCCGGCAGCGGTTATCAATCCGTCGGCCAGGTCTACCGCGATGAAAAAACCGGCAAACTGCTGCTGATTGAGCAAGCCAACCCATCCGCCACCACTCAACCCTCAGCCTCACCGCAAGGAACCGCAAAATGA
- a CDS encoding MotA/TolQ/ExbB proton channel family protein encodes MLFDMNNLHAAITSLLTPVIAILIASVAFAVLESGIAIGERLFGLRQMRQSASDAVIKTARHRLERADLLARIPPMLGLMATIIPLGPGLAALGQGNPAQLAQAVTTAFDATVLGLIAGIAGLVIGKLRRRWYEDVLESLES; translated from the coding sequence ATGCTGTTTGACATGAACAATCTGCACGCGGCCATTACCAGCCTGCTCACGCCGGTGATCGCCATTCTGATCGCCTCGGTCGCCTTCGCTGTGCTGGAATCCGGCATTGCCATCGGCGAGCGGCTGTTTGGCCTGCGCCAGATGCGCCAGTCGGCCAGCGATGCCGTGATCAAAACCGCCCGCCACCGGCTGGAACGCGCCGATCTGCTGGCGCGCATTCCGCCCATGCTGGGGCTGATGGCCACCATTATCCCCCTCGGGCCCGGCCTCGCCGCGCTGGGTCAAGGCAACCCGGCGCAACTGGCGCAAGCCGTCACCACCGCGTTTGATGCCACCGTACTTGGCTTAATTGCCGGTATTGCCGGCCTCGTCATCGGCAAGCTGCGCCGCCGCTGGTATGAAGATGTGCTGGAATCGCTGGAAAGCTGA